A window of Halobacillus naozhouensis genomic DNA:
CACCTGGATAAATTCAATATTTATATTTTTTGCGGCCAATTTCTTACGCACTTCTCTTTCTTTTTCCGCTTCGACATACATGGCCTGTGTACGTTCGCGAACAGGAACCTCTTGTGCAAGTTCCTGGTACAATACTTTAAAAATCATGTCTTTATCGCT
This region includes:
- a CDS encoding DNA-dependent RNA polymerase subunit epsilon is translated as MIFKVLYQELAQEVPVRERTQAMYVEAEKEREVRKKLAAKNINIEFIQVLDEDHLAYEKQSEDFQLENV